Sequence from the Bremerella volcania genome:
GCCCGACTGCTGGTCTTCCGACTCGCCGTTGTTTTCGCCTTCTTGAGGTTTGTCGGATTGTCCCTTCATCCCTTCCTGGTTGGAATCGCCGCCGGAGTTGCCTTCGCTTTGGTTCTCTTCGTTTCCTTTTTCCCCTTCCGACATATCGCCGGAGTCGCCTGACTCTGAGCCCTTGCCTTGCTGGTCTCCTTGCTCGCCGGAGTCGTTCGATTCGCTCTTGTCGTCCGACTGCTCACCTTGGTCGTCGGTCGAACCTTCTTCTTCCGACTTGCCTTGCTGATCTCCGGCGATCGGCTCGACGATGCGGATCGTGCGTGGGTTGGTCTGGGCGACATTCGGCTTCAGATTGCCAGCGAAGTCGGTTCGTGTATCTTCCGCCACGCCGATCAGCTTGACGATATCGCCAACTTCCAGCTTGTGCTGTTTGGGAACGAGCTTCCACGACTCGATTACCTGGCCGGACTTGGGTTGGTCGAGGAGTGAAGCTTCGATCGTCTTTTGCAGCCTTGGTCCACCTTCCTGGCTGATGGTACCGCTGACACGCATTTGCCGGATGCCGTAGTCGGGATCGATCGCACGCAGGCGAACATCGAGACTGCGGTTGGCGGGCAATTCCACTTCCGAAGCGGTCGGTTCCAGGTATTCGATCTCGGGCGGCAGATCCCGCACGACGTCGATGTGGTACAGAACCGGATGCGGGTTGAGCACGCCGTCGTCGGTGCGGAAGCGGATCTGGTACGAGCGGAACTTGCCGGCGCTCCCGGCGTCGTTCATTTCCAAGGGGAAGCGGACCGAGGCTTTGATTGGCTCTTCCGAATTGACCTGCAAGGGAATCGTGTTGAGCGAGACGATGGGGGAATCGGCGACCGGGTCGAACTCGATGTAGGCCTTTTGAATGGGGCGATTGCTGACCGCGCGAATGGTGACCATCGTCCCTTCCAGGGCCCGGATGTGGCCATCCCCTTGTTGTTCCCACGATGCTTCCTGCGTGTACGACGGGAAGTCGTAACGCACAGACGCCACGTCGATCGATGGTGCTTCCAGCGTGGTGACCTCGAAGTCACGCGTGGCAGCGTCGCCGGCTTCGATGCGGTAGGTCAGGTCTTGCTGAATGCCTGAGTCGGACGTGCTCAACGTGGCGCGATAATCAAAGCCTTCTTTGCCTGGCTGAAGGGGAATGGCCTGATCGACGATCTGGCCATCTTTGGTGGAGTAGATGACCTCCAACCGGTCTCCTTCGCTGGCATCATACAACTTGACGACGACCTCGACTTCCTGCCCCTGGTAGATGCTTACGTCGCCAGGCTGTACGTCGACAATCTTGACCCGCGAAGGCCGGGCGATGTCGTTCCATGGCATCGCGATTCGAGCCGCGGTTTGCAGGGGGTTCTTCGGCGAAAGCATGGTGTACAAGCCGAACAAAACGGCGAGCCCCGCCAAGACGTAACCAATGCGAATCGCCTTCGTGTAATCGACCAGGTGTTCCAGCGACAGCGACGAGATGTCGGAAGCGGCCTGGGTTTCGACCGCATCGAGAATCGCCTTGTGCGTGCCCTGGTGGTTTTTGCTCAGGAAAAGAAAGTTGAGCAAACTGTTCTTTAGTTTCGGTTGGCCTTGCTCGATCATCTTGGCCGCGTAAAGCGGATTGATCGAATGAATGAGCAGGGGGGCGACATAAATCCACAAAAAGCCGACTGCCGCGACCACGTAGACCAAAAACGCCATCAAGCGAGCCGCGAAGTTCAGACCGACGATCCAGTGATCGATGACGGCAAGCGTCAAGAGAAATAGCAGCGAACCGGCGGCAAACAACAGGATACCGGCAACCAACTCGGCCAGTTTGACGCTACGGCGGGTGCGATTGATCTTCCGACGGATCGAGTCGGTGCCAACCGATTGGGCTGGAACGGTCTTGGTCGGGGACATGCTGGATGAAGCGTCAGTCGACATAGGATCGTTGGCGATTGCCTGAAATGAGTTTGCCCGGGCTCGCAGCGCGCGCAGATGCGGAAAAGTAGGACCTTACCTATTATAGGAGACGATTAACAAACCGCAGGGGATTTCGGTCAAAAACCTGCTGGCCAAGCCCCCTACATTGGCGGGTGAGGCTCGTATGGTACCCATTGCGTCCAAAAAGGGCTCGAAAAGCACGTTTCGAGACCACAGTTCACGGTTATCGCGACAATCGTGTCTTCGCGGTCGCGTAGAATTCGCGAAGCTGCTGCTGCTCGGCGACCGTCAGCTGGCTCCCGTCGACGTAGACTTCGTCCACGTGCGAAAGCTTTCGCAGGTAAGGGAGGTCACTGGCGTTGATCGGTGTGTTGAACAAAGCCACCCCACGCAAGTTTGGCAGCTCGGCCAGCTTCGAGAGCTTCTCACCACTGACGTTGGTATTGCTCAGGTCGATCCATTCCAGCGTCTTCACGGCGGTCAGGTGGTCGAGGACGTCGCCGTTGAGTTTCGTCCCGTGCAAGTGGATCTCGCGAAGACTCGGAAGACTTTGGATCGATTCCAGTCCGCTGCTGGTGATCTGCGTGTCGTTGAGCCTTAGCGTTTCGAGCGACTTCAAGCAGCGCAAGTTCGAGACGCCAGCGTCGGTAACTTTCGCGCCTGATAGGTCCAACTCGGCCAGGCAGGGGAAGTTGGTCACCGAGCCAAGGAACTGATCCCCGGCCCTGGTGCTGCTGAGGTCCAGTGATTGAAGCTTGGCCGCAGGTCGCGCCATCGGGCACGGGGCATCTTCCAAGGTCGAATTCTTGGCTGAAATCTGCTCGATGTTCGGCATGCCTGCCAGTTGTGCCAGCCCGCTCATGGTGAGGTTGGTCCGATCGAAGTGAACTTCGACCAGACTCTGCATCTGCGAAACCTGTTGGGCCACCTCGTCGGTGATCTTCTCCCCTTGGAGGGACAATTTACCGAGACTCGGGAAGTCTTCGTTCTTCAGATACCAAGGCCCACTCAGGTCGGCTTCGGTGACGGTCAGGGTACTGAGCCGAGGCAGCTGCTTCAGGTAGTGGAAGCTCTGGTTGGTTACCGGTAACTGCTCAAGCTCGACGTGCTTCAGGTTTTGCAACTCTTCGAGGTACCAGATGCCGTGGTCCGAGATCTTCGTTTCGGCAATGCGAATCGCTTGCAGGCCGGGCAGTTCGGCGATGGTCGACATGCCGCCGTCATCGAGACTGTTATGCAGCTGAAGCTCGGCCAGCTGCGACATCTGTCGCAAACAATTTCGCACGTTGCCTGCTGGTGGCGTGTTGTGCAGGGAAAGAAGTTTCACCGAGGGAAGCTGCAGAAGCAATTCCCAGTGGTCGTCTTGCATTTTAGCCCCATCCACACGGATGCAGCCGTATTCAGGCCAGTTGACGATTTCGTCGGAAAGGGAAGCACCATAGCCGAACAAACAGCCGCTTTGTTCCAGCGTGGCAACAATGCGTTCGACTTCCGGGTCCATCGGCCCGCCGACATCAATGGGCACCGGTGGGAAAGCAACAGGGGCCTGGGCAGGTAAACTGCTAACGGTGGTCAGAACTGTCGCGACAATAAATAGTGAGAATGCCCCGCGCCGCATTGATTACCCTCCTGATGGTCGGGAAACTCGCCGCTGCGACTCCCGAATCGATCCGTCCATGCTTACCCCTGACGTATTGATCATTGAACGCCAGGAGCGGGGAAGTTTCAATATAGGAAGCCACTTAATCGGCAGATTTCGCGGAACCCGCATATTTCAACACGTCGTAACGCGAATTCCCCAACCGTTAAAGTGAATGTCACTCAGGAATCATTCGCTCAATTGTTGAGCGGGGCAATAACGCGAAGATTGGGAAGTTCCGCCGAGAGCCAATCGACTCCCTCTTGAGTCACGTCCGTGCTTCGCAAATGAAGCGTTTCCAATCCCTTGGCGTCTTTCAGATTCTTTAGACCGGTGTCGGTGATGGGGGTCAGGTTGAGATACAGATAATTGAGCGACGGCAGGCTACCGAGCGTCGTCATCGCGTCATCGATCAAATTGGAATGCGAAATGGTCATGTGCTGGACATTTTCCAGCCCCGATAGGGCCGTGAAGTTGTCGGATGGGAATTCGCAGTGGTGAAGATTCAAGTGCTCTAACTGCTTGAGCTTACGGAAGATCTCCATGTCGTTCGCACTGAACGAAACATTGGTCAGCGTGAGCGCCTTGAGGGTGGCAATCTGCGGAATCGTCTTGAGGGCACTACCAGGAATGTGCCCGAAATTAACCGACAACGTTCGCAGTGCTGGGAAGTTCTCGATCCCTTTCAGCGAGACGTCCTTCGAGTTGGGATCGTAGATCGAAAGCTGATTCAGGTTCGGCAACCGGGCGAGGTAAGCGAAGTACGGCTCACAGTTTCCGTCGATTTTCAGCGTCAACTGTTCCAACTGCGTCAGCTCTTCCAGATACCACAGGCCGGCCGGCGAAAAGTTGTTGCCCCCCAATTGCAGCGAAATGAGATTCGACAGTTGGGCGATCTGCATCAGATCGGCATCGGTTGGGCTGCCGAACACGTGCAAATGCTGAAGCTCGCCCAACTGCGTGATCGTGTTCCAGGTCAGCGGGCTCAACTCAAAATTAGCTCCCAGCCAAAGACGTTCGATCTTGGGCAGAACCAACAGGGCCTGCAGATTTTCGGGGTTGGCCTTGGTCGCGTAAAGGTTGACGTAGTAGGAAGTTTGATCGTCGTAGTTCTGATAGAATTGAACGTGAGCCCCGTTCTTTTCCAGCATTTGGATGGCTTTACGGATCTCGGGAGACTCGTAATCCCGATCATCGGCTCGGGTGGAAGAAACGCCGATCGTCAGCACTGCCAGGGATAACGCCAGGATGAACTTACGAGAAGCGTTCGGCCAAAGGTTCATCGAGGGTTCCTTGACGAGAGGGTAGGCTCGGTGGCGGAGGATTTTCACCCGGCAGCGAATTCGATACGATTCGAGCGTGGATGAAAGAGCGTTTCGGGACCGGCCCCAAACGCATTGGTTATGAAAGCTAATTATAGGGTAACTGGCATGCTTGACGAGAAAATTTCCCGATCACTCGTCATGCTGGACTCTTTCGACAACGTGGCTGTCGCCCGAGTACCCATTTCGGCCGGGACCTCCCTGAAATGCCCGGAAGGGGAGTTTTCAGCCGCAGATTCGATACCAGCCGGTCATAAGATCGCCGTCATCTCCATTGCCAAGGGAGCGTCGGTCTATAAGTACGGCCAGATCATCGGCCAGGCCACCGCCGATATCGCCCCGGGGGAGCACGTCCATTCCCACAACCTGGCCATGGTCGAAGTCCATGCCGACTATGCCCCGTGTTCTCAAATCCCAGAGCCTCCGACGCCGATCGAAGATAAGACGTTCCAGGGATACGTCCGTGGCAACGACAAAGTCGGGACGCGAAATTACCTGGCCGTGATCAGCACGGTGAACTGTTCGGCGAGCGTCGCCAAGTTCATCGCCCAGCGGTTTCCTGCGGAGGAACTTGCCAAGTACCCCAACGTCGACGGCGTCATTGCGATGAAGCACGAAGCGGGCTGCGGCATGCAGTTCGGTAGCGACGCGCATCATACGCTGAACCGCTTGATGGCCGGCATCGCCAATCACCCCAACGTCGGCGGCTTTCTACTGGTGGGGCTGGGCTGCGAGACCGGTGCGATGGGATATCTGCTTCAGCAGCAGAACCTCATTCAGATTGAAGGCGTAAGCGGACCCAACGGGCCGGGGCCACTCGTCCTTTCGATGCAAGACGAAGGAGGCACGCTAAAGACCGTTGAAGCGGGGATCGCTCAGGTCGCCCAGATGCTTCCCCAGGTGAATGCCATCGAGCGGCAGACCGTCTCGGCGCGGCATCTTTCGGTTGGTCTCGAGTGCGGCGGTAGTGACGGCAACTCGGGTGTGACGGCCAATCCTGCGCTAGGCATCGCCAGCGACCGTATCGTGGCGTGCGGCGGAACGGCGATCCTGAGTGAAACCTCCGAGGTGTACGGCGCCGAGCATTTGCTGACGCGGCGGGCCGTTTCTCCGGAAGTCGCCGCGAAGCTGATCGAGCGGATCGACTGGTGGAAGAACTATGTCGCCATGTTTGGCGCGCAGCTGGACAACAATCCTTCCCCAGGCAATAAGGCCGGCGGGCTGACCACCATCGCCGAGAAGTCACTCGGCGCCGTGGCCAAGGCGGGCAGCACCGCCCTGGTCGACGTCTACCGCTATGCCGAGCCGGTCACGGCCAAAGGGTTGGTCTTCATGGATACGCCTGGCTACGATCCGGCGAGCGTCACCGGCATGGTCGCAGGCGGGGCGAACGTCGTTTGCTTCACGACAGGGCGGGGGAGCTGTTTCGGCTGCAAGCCAACCCCTTCGATCAAGATCGCCACCAACACCCCGATGTACGAGCGAATGAGCGCCGACATGGACGTGAACGCCGGGACCGTGCTGGAAGGGGAATCGATCGTTTCGGCTGGCGAGCGGATCTTCGACGAGATCCTGGAAGTGGCCAGCGGCAAGAAGACCAAGAGCGAGCAGCAGGGGATCGGCGACGAGGAATTCGTCCCGTGGCTGGTCGGGCCGACCCTTTAACGCCAGGCAGCAATCTTTGCATTCGCCGTCGGCCTCATTTACTATGCGAAGAAGACTCCGCTCATTTCATCCTCTTGCTTTCACCCCTTTGATCTTCGGAGAGCCGGTCCGTGCGCAGCATTCTATTCTTGATTCTCGCTGGCGTCTTATCCTTTGCCTTGGTCGATTCCGCACTCGCGGCTGAGTTCCTGTCCGGCCAGGAAGTGACCATTGCCTCCGACGAAACCTGGGACGGAGACGTCTACATCTTCGCTCAGTCGGCCACGGTCGAAGGGACCATCAAGGGAGACCTGGTCGTTTATGCCCAGCGGCTGCACATCTCCGGTACCGTCGAAGGGGGCGTGATCGCGGCGGCTCAAGAGATCTTGCTCGAGGGGACGTATGGCCGTTCCAGCCGTATTGCCTGTCAGGCCGCCAAGGTCGCTTCTGGTACCGAAATGAAGCGAGACCTGGTTGCCGCTTGCTACTCTTTGGAAATCGACAAGGGAGCCACGATCGATGGCGATCTGATCTACGCCGGCTTTCAAGCAATGCTCGGGGGAACCATTCAGGAAGATGTCTGGGCCGCAGTGAATCGCGCCGAAGTTTCCGGCAAGATCGGTCGCGAGTTGAGCATCACAACCGACTCGAATCACCAGCAAGGACCTCCACCTAATCAATATTGGCAAGATATGAAGCTGGTCGTAATTCCCATGGTGTCGCCTGGGCTGACGATTCACGAAGATGCGACCATCGGCGGCAAGCTGACCTATCATTCCCCCACCGAGGTCACGATCGACGACGGGGCCAAAGTGACCGGGCCGATCGAATGGATCGAGCCTGAGAAGCCTGCCCCGCGAGATCCCCAAGATAAGACCGACTACTTCTGGAATCAGCTGAAACGTTACGTCACGTTGCTGGTGATGGGCATTTTGATGGTCGTGTGCTGTCCTGCCACTTGCGGCGGAGCGGTCGATCAAATCGTGCAGCGTCCGATCGTCAGCTTTTTGGCAGGCGTGCTGGCGGTGCCTCTTTCGATCATTGCCTTGGGGGTGGTTGCGGGGTTGATCCTGTTGGTCCCCATGGCGTTTGGCTGGCTGACGCTCGATGGGTTAGCGGTTGCCGGAGCATTGATCGCGGTGTTTGGGATGGTGCTGTATGTGGGCAGCCTGGGGTATTTCTTCGTCTTCGGGGCTGCCGCCGTCACCAGCATTACCCTGGGACGCATCGTCTTTTCCGATCACCCCATCACGTCGCGTGGGCGGTTGATCTTGGCGCTGGCGTTCGGGCTCGTCTTCTACGTCGTACTGACGTGCGTTCCCTATTTGCACGTAGGAGTGATCGTCGTGGCGATTCTGTTCGCGTTCGGCGGGATTTTCGTCTGGATGATGCGAGGCCTGTTCGGCTCGTCAGCCGAAAAAGCCAAGCCGGCGGCGAAGACGGCGTAACGTTCCATTCAGTGGGATGGGTGGCCGCAGGCCACAGGCGGCTAATGCAAAAGGCACGAACAAGATGGGTTGTCTCAATCATCGGCAACGTCCATACATGAGCCGCTTGTCGGCGTCGCCGACCCAGAGATAGCTCTCTGGGTCACCCTTATCTGCCACTAATCAAGAAACGTCCACTGATCGAACGTTGCGGCCTGACCGACATAGGTGCCGGCCGCGTCGCGCAGGTTCCAGACGATCGCCTTTTCGATGCGAAATCTTCGGCCGGTCGTGGCGATGCGGATCCCTTGGTAGTCGTCGACATAGCCATCGCGCGTGGTGCGCTCCAGCAGCTGCGCGCGTTCGTCACGGTGCATTGGCTCGGCGGTCATGCGCGACGGGGTTTGCAGCAAGGTCTCGACGTCGATTTTCCATAGCCGAAGCGCCGCTTGATTGCCGAAGTTGAGGATCGGATCGCGGGACGCGGTATGCGAGACGACGACGAAGGGGGCCTCGAACACGCGTCGGGCATCCTCCTCTGCAGAGCCGCTGCGAGGGACGAGCTGATCGCCGAGAAGCTGGCAGTACGAATCGAGCAGAATCTGCAGATGGGCGGGCCAGCCGTGTTCCAGCCATGGCTCCGCGGCAGGGTGGTCCTGGGGCAACTTGGTTACTCACTTCCTAATCGGGGCAATCACATGCGTCGTGGGACGCTCTTTCTGCAGGGCCTGCACCCCCTCTTCGGTGACGTCGGTCGCACTCAGTTGCAGCGTCCGCAGGACGGGAGCTTTGTGCAGGTGTTTCAGCCCTTCGTCGGTGATCGGGGCACTGCGAATGTAAAGGTAATGCAGCCTCGGCAGCTTGCCCAGCGGCTGGAGCATGTCGTCGTTCATCTCGTTGTTGGAAAGCTGTACCCGTTGCAAGGCGGTCATGCCCGAGAACGCATCGACCGGCAGCTTCTTGAAGTGGCAGCGGTACAGGTGCAAGTACGAAACCTGATCGAGCCCGCGAAAGAGTTCCATCTCTTCTTCATGAAGGACGGTACGCATGATGCTCAGCGATTGTAGCTGGGTCAGCTTGCCGATCGCTTTGACGCTGCTGTCCTGAGTCTCCTGGCAATCAATGCTTAGCGTGCGGAGCCCTGTGAGGTGCTCGATGCCATCGAGCGAAAACGGCTGGTCGGAATCGATGCGAAGCGTCAAGCTGTCGAGCTTCGGGAGCCGAGTGAGATAATCGAAGTATGGCTGACAGTTGCCGGAGATCAGCAGCGAGAAGTGTTTCAGCTCGGTGAGCTCTTCCAGGTACCACAGGTCTTCCGGTTTCAGATTGCTGGAGTGAAGCGTCAGGTTCTTGAGGTTGGTGAACTGGGCGAGGTTTTGCAGGTCGTACTCTTGCAACTCGCCGGTGATCGTGAGCGCTTCCAGTTCGCTCATCTGGATCAATGTGTTCCAGGCCAATTGGTCGCGCTGAAAACTGGGGCTCAGCGACAAGCGATCGACCCGGGGAATGACCAGCAGCGGTGCCAGGTTCTCCGGGGTTGGTTTCAACGTGTGAATGTTGATGTTGTAGGAAATCGGTCCACGCTCGGCCTGGGGATTGGCCAGTTGAAAGAACTGCGACGAATAGAACTGCACCGACGCGCCGTTTTGCTGCAGGTATTCGATCGCCTCGCCGATCTCGCGCGACTCATACTTCTTGTCGTCCGCCAGGGCGCTGGCGGACGCCAGTGCCAACAGCCCCATCGATAGCAGGCCAAGCAGCAGGGGAGATATTCGATCGTAAGATTTCATCGCCGGAACCTCGTGCCTGTTCACGTTCATCCCAGAAGCCGAAAAGCAGCTTCTATCGTACGTGATTCCGCACCGCACTGCGAGAATTCTACCCTGAATTAGTTCTTTTTGATCGGCGCTGAAACCCGCATATCCGGACGCTCCTTGGTGAGCCAGCTCACGCCGTCGGCCGTAATATCGGTCGTGTAAAGATACACCCGCTGCAGCTTGGGGATTTTGGCGATGTGTTTCAGTCCCTCGTCGGTGATTTCCGCTCCGCGAATGTACAGATAGTTAAGTTCCGGCAGATCGGAAAGCGCGGCCAGCGAATCGTCGGTGATCTTCGTATTGTAAATCTGTAGACGTTCGAGCTTCTCCAGTTCGGCAAACGGCGAAAGATCGTCGTCGGCTAAATTGCTGTTGGTCAGGTTCAAGGACTTCAGGCCCTTCATCTGGCGAAACATTTCCAGTTCGCCGGCGTCGAACGTGACGTTCGAGATCGTCAGCATTTCCAGGTGCGGAAGACCGGCGATCCCTTGCAACTCTTTCCCCTTGATCGCCCGAGCGTTGATGTTCAAGGTTTTCAGTGCGGTCAGATTCTCGATCCCGTCCAGTTCGACTTCTTTCTCGCCCCGCAGGTTCAGCACCAACTGCGAGAGATGCGGCATGTTGGGTAGCGCTTTGAACGAGGTTTCATCCTCTCCATCGACATGGATCGAGAGCCGCTGCAGATTGACCAACGCTTCGAGGTACCACAGGTAATCGGCATCGACCTCTCCGATGCGAACTTCCAGCGACTCGAGATTCGAGAACTCGGCGATGTACTGCATATCCTCGTTCTTGAGGTTGTCCATGATGTACAGGTGTTCGAGTTCACCGAACTGCGAGAGGGTCTTCCACGTCTTCTCACTCCGCTCGAACTCGCTGGCCAGGTACAATCGCTCAACCTGGGGCAGCACCAACAGCGCGTCCAGGTTCTCCTGCGTGGCTTTCATCGCGAATAGATTGACCGTGTACGGGATCGGACGCGAGGTATCGACGATCGGACCGCGCACGCCATCGCGCGGGATGTTGAAGTGGATACGCGCTCCGTTGGCTTGCAGGTGCAGAACCGCTTCACGGATCTCCGGCGACTCATAGCGGCGATCGTCCGCGCTGGCCCCTTGTGAGAAGAACATCAGGGCAACGAGACCGAGGCTGAACGTCCAGTGGCGAAGCACGGATATAGGCAAATTCATCGCGAGGCCTTGCAGGCAGCTAGGGGGTTCAGGTTAGTGATCCGTTGCCTAAGTTTACCGCATTTCAGTACGTTTGGTCGACTAAACGGCCGCGAATTATTGAGGGACTTCATCGATCGCCAAGAAGATCGCCCAACTCAACTGCTTCCTCTTAAGGGTCAGCCTCTCAGGCCTTGGGTGGATTCGCTTTTATCGGGAGGTTTATTTCCCTGTTCTGCGGCAACGTACCAATTAGCAGCTGCGCAGGGCAAAGATGAGCACGATGAACAAGATAAATCCACCCACATACAACCACAAAGGTGGTGGATCTCCCGAGTTGTAGTTCGCGTCCGGCATCCCCCCAGTGTGGA
This genomic interval carries:
- a CDS encoding leucine-rich repeat domain-containing protein, with the protein product MRRGAFSLFIVATVLTTVSSLPAQAPVAFPPVPIDVGGPMDPEVERIVATLEQSGCLFGYGASLSDEIVNWPEYGCIRVDGAKMQDDHWELLLQLPSVKLLSLHNTPPAGNVRNCLRQMSQLAELQLHNSLDDGGMSTIAELPGLQAIRIAETKISDHGIWYLEELQNLKHVELEQLPVTNQSFHYLKQLPRLSTLTVTEADLSGPWYLKNEDFPSLGKLSLQGEKITDEVAQQVSQMQSLVEVHFDRTNLTMSGLAQLAGMPNIEQISAKNSTLEDAPCPMARPAAKLQSLDLSSTRAGDQFLGSVTNFPCLAELDLSGAKVTDAGVSNLRCLKSLETLRLNDTQITSSGLESIQSLPSLREIHLHGTKLNGDVLDHLTAVKTLEWIDLSNTNVSGEKLSKLAELPNLRGVALFNTPINASDLPYLRKLSHVDEVYVDGSQLTVAEQQQLREFYATAKTRLSR
- a CDS encoding leucine-rich repeat domain-containing protein is translated as MNLWPNASRKFILALSLAVLTIGVSSTRADDRDYESPEIRKAIQMLEKNGAHVQFYQNYDDQTSYYVNLYATKANPENLQALLVLPKIERLWLGANFELSPLTWNTITQLGELQHLHVFGSPTDADLMQIAQLSNLISLQLGGNNFSPAGLWYLEELTQLEQLTLKIDGNCEPYFAYLARLPNLNQLSIYDPNSKDVSLKGIENFPALRTLSVNFGHIPGSALKTIPQIATLKALTLTNVSFSANDMEIFRKLKQLEHLNLHHCEFPSDNFTALSGLENVQHMTISHSNLIDDAMTTLGSLPSLNYLYLNLTPITDTGLKNLKDAKGLETLHLRSTDVTQEGVDWLSAELPNLRVIAPLNN
- a CDS encoding UxaA family hydrolase: MLDEKISRSLVMLDSFDNVAVARVPISAGTSLKCPEGEFSAADSIPAGHKIAVISIAKGASVYKYGQIIGQATADIAPGEHVHSHNLAMVEVHADYAPCSQIPEPPTPIEDKTFQGYVRGNDKVGTRNYLAVISTVNCSASVAKFIAQRFPAEELAKYPNVDGVIAMKHEAGCGMQFGSDAHHTLNRLMAGIANHPNVGGFLLVGLGCETGAMGYLLQQQNLIQIEGVSGPNGPGPLVLSMQDEGGTLKTVEAGIAQVAQMLPQVNAIERQTVSARHLSVGLECGGSDGNSGVTANPALGIASDRIVACGGTAILSETSEVYGAEHLLTRRAVSPEVAAKLIERIDWWKNYVAMFGAQLDNNPSPGNKAGGLTTIAEKSLGAVAKAGSTALVDVYRYAEPVTAKGLVFMDTPGYDPASVTGMVAGGANVVCFTTGRGSCFGCKPTPSIKIATNTPMYERMSADMDVNAGTVLEGESIVSAGERIFDEILEVASGKKTKSEQQGIGDEEFVPWLVGPTL
- a CDS encoding bactofilin family protein, whose protein sequence is MRSILFLILAGVLSFALVDSALAAEFLSGQEVTIASDETWDGDVYIFAQSATVEGTIKGDLVVYAQRLHISGTVEGGVIAAAQEILLEGTYGRSSRIACQAAKVASGTEMKRDLVAACYSLEIDKGATIDGDLIYAGFQAMLGGTIQEDVWAAVNRAEVSGKIGRELSITTDSNHQQGPPPNQYWQDMKLVVIPMVSPGLTIHEDATIGGKLTYHSPTEVTIDDGAKVTGPIEWIEPEKPAPRDPQDKTDYFWNQLKRYVTLLVMGILMVVCCPATCGGAVDQIVQRPIVSFLAGVLAVPLSIIALGVVAGLILLVPMAFGWLTLDGLAVAGALIAVFGMVLYVGSLGYFFVFGAAAVTSITLGRIVFSDHPITSRGRLILALAFGLVFYVVLTCVPYLHVGVIVVAILFAFGGIFVWMMRGLFGSSAEKAKPAAKTA
- a CDS encoding MEKHLA domain-containing protein; translation: MPQDHPAAEPWLEHGWPAHLQILLDSYCQLLGDQLVPRSGSAEEDARRVFEAPFVVVSHTASRDPILNFGNQAALRLWKIDVETLLQTPSRMTAEPMHRDERAQLLERTTRDGYVDDYQGIRIATTGRRFRIEKAIVWNLRDAAGTYVGQAATFDQWTFLD
- a CDS encoding leucine-rich repeat domain-containing protein; the encoded protein is MKSYDRISPLLLGLLSMGLLALASASALADDKKYESREIGEAIEYLQQNGASVQFYSSQFFQLANPQAERGPISYNINIHTLKPTPENLAPLLVIPRVDRLSLSPSFQRDQLAWNTLIQMSELEALTITGELQEYDLQNLAQFTNLKNLTLHSSNLKPEDLWYLEELTELKHFSLLISGNCQPYFDYLTRLPKLDSLTLRIDSDQPFSLDGIEHLTGLRTLSIDCQETQDSSVKAIGKLTQLQSLSIMRTVLHEEEMELFRGLDQVSYLHLYRCHFKKLPVDAFSGMTALQRVQLSNNEMNDDMLQPLGKLPRLHYLYIRSAPITDEGLKHLHKAPVLRTLQLSATDVTEEGVQALQKERPTTHVIAPIRK
- a CDS encoding leucine-rich repeat domain-containing protein, whose amino-acid sequence is MNLPISVLRHWTFSLGLVALMFFSQGASADDRRYESPEIREAVLHLQANGARIHFNIPRDGVRGPIVDTSRPIPYTVNLFAMKATQENLDALLVLPQVERLYLASEFERSEKTWKTLSQFGELEHLYIMDNLKNEDMQYIAEFSNLESLEVRIGEVDADYLWYLEALVNLQRLSIHVDGEDETSFKALPNMPHLSQLVLNLRGEKEVELDGIENLTALKTLNINARAIKGKELQGIAGLPHLEMLTISNVTFDAGELEMFRQMKGLKSLNLTNSNLADDDLSPFAELEKLERLQIYNTKITDDSLAALSDLPELNYLYIRGAEITDEGLKHIAKIPKLQRVYLYTTDITADGVSWLTKERPDMRVSAPIKKN